The following is a genomic window from Aminivibrio pyruvatiphilus.
CCACTTCCAGAACTTCCGCGAGGGCAGGAATTTTCTGCCCCCGGAATTCAGGGGAGAACCATTTTCCCGCATCAAGGGTCCGGATCTCCCGAAATGTCAGGTCGCGGATTTCACCCGAACCTCCCGTGGTCCGCGCAACGGACCAGTCATGGTGGACGACGGGTTCTCCGTCCCGGCTGAGCTGGACGTCGAACTCGAAACCGTGGCATCCCTGCCGTATTCCCAGTTCGAATGCCGCAATCGTATTTTCCGGCGCGTACCCCGAGGCTCCCCTGTGTCCCAGAATAAGCAATGGCCTTCACTTCTTTCATTAATGCAGGAATGACTGCCTTTCCTATGTATCATAAAGTCTTGAAAGGGAAAAGGGGGATCTGCAGAACCATAGCCGGGAACTCAAGATGGCTTCGTAACAGGGCCCGCATAGATTCGGGCGGGGCTTTTTCGGCAATGCGGTCCCTCTTTGGGCCCGGATATGCTATTTTATTCGAGGAGCATATTACGAGAGGACCGGGGATTCCCCGGGAAAGGAGGAGCGAAGATGACCATACATGTTCTTGTTCCCCTGGCGGAGGGTTTTGAGGAGATCGAAGCGGTGACGCCCATTGACGTGCTGCGGCGGGCCGGTGTGGATGTGACCGTGGCGTCCGTCGGCGGGCCGGTGGTGAAGGGCGCCCGGGGTATTCTCCTGGAAGCCGACAAGACTCTTGACGAGTGTGCGGACAAAGATTATGACATGATCGTCCTGCCTGGCGGCATGCCAGGTGCGGTGAATCTTGCCGGTTCTGCCGTGCTTGCCGGCATGCTGAGGAGGCACCGCGAAAAGGATCTTCCCCTGGCGGCCATATGTGCCGCCCCGGCGGTGGTGCTGAACCCCCTGGGGCTTCTAGGGGAGAATCGTGTGGCCTGCCATCCGTCGGTCCGGGAAAAACTGGGTGATACGAACCGGACGGAGGAGCGCATCTGCGTCGGGAAAAAACTTGTGACTGCCGCCGGGCCCGGCGTGGCCATGGAGTTCGCCCTTGCGCTGGTGGAGCTTCTGCAAGGCAGGGAAAAGGCTGAAGAACTTGCGAAGGCTATGGTGGTAATTTAACAAAAAGCGGTATATGCATAGCCGGTAAAAAGGTTGAAAGACGGTTGTGAACGGCCTGTCCGCAAAGCTTTTGCTGCGGAGAAGACTGGAACCAGCCGTTTTTTGATTTGCTTTCGATATTTTATAAGATATTATGTTGACAAGATTAACCTCTTGCCCTATTGTCAATCAAAGGTCAAATTAAGGAGAAAATTTGTACTCGCCTTTCCCGAGTGGTACCGGAGATTGAGTCCTTTGCGGTTTGCCCCTGTAGTATGTTCTACGATGCAATCCACATCTTTTTTCTGCAGCGGGGAGGATTTTCATGAAAATCGCTTTTTCCACAGGTTTTTTGCGCCCCGATTCCTTGGAAACAGTGGTGAAGATCTCCAACAGGTCAGGAATTCGCGTGTTGGAGCTGTGGGAGCATGACGGTCTGTTCCAGGATGTTTCGGATCCGGATGAGGTCCGCTCCCGGTTCGACGAGGAAGGCATTGCGGTCAATTCAGTCCATGCACCTTTTCCGGACGGCGCTCTTCTTCCTCCGGCCGAAAGACAGGCCTTTCTTCTCCGCTTTGAAAGGGTCTGCCGGAAGGGGAAGGTCTACGGAGCCTCTTACGTAGTTTTCCATCCTGTGCTCATTGAAGGTGATACCTACCAGGGACCGGAGGAGCTTCAATCACTTGAGCAGTCTGTCCTTTTCTGGAAAGAAATAGCCCGAATCGCAGGAGTTTATGGTCTGCGGACGGCATTTGAAAATCTGCCCCGGTGCCGTGCATGGCCCGAAGGTCTCACCCCGATGATGACCGCCGGTCTCCTCAAATCTGCCGGCGCAGAAAACGCCGGTATCTGCCTCGATATTTCCCACGCCTTTGCTTTGAACATTTCAGAACATGTTTGTGATGAGCTTCCCGGTATGAGCCTTTTCGGCGTTCATGTGTCGGACGGTATCCTTGGCAATTGCAGTGACCGTCATCTTCCTCCGGGGGAGGGTGATTTCGGCTGGGAAAGATTCCTTGAACTGATGGGCAGGCACCATGCAACAGTCCCCCTTGTCATCGAAGTCAGAAGTCCCTATCTCGACGAAGCCATGCTGGAAAAAGTCTCCGTTTTTTTATCGGGGAAGAATTGATCTTCCCCGGTGCTTCCCATTGCCGCGTACTTGTTTCAGAACGGGTGCAATCCTCTTGGAGTCGTGGAGGGGGATTTCCATAAGGACAGGGTATTAATGTCTCTGTTCCTAACTTATTTAGGGAGGGTTTCTTATGAGAAAACTGGTAATAGGTACGCTGATTTCCGCAGTTATTCTGTGCGGCACGATAGTTCCTGTTTTCGCGTCGGCAGAGCATGTCCTGGTGTTCGGTCATGTTCAACCGACGGACCACCCGTACCACCTGATGGCCGAGAAGTTCAAAGAAGAGCTGGAGTCCCTTAGCGGAGGACGGGTGGCGGTTGAAATACACCCTGGTGGTTCTCTAGGTAACGAGAGGGACCTTGTGGAAGGTTTGAAGCTTGGGACCGTCGATGTGTCGACGATAACCTCTGCCCTGACGGCGACTTTTGTTCCAGAGTTCGGTGTTTTCAGCCTCCCGTTCCTTTTCGAGAGTTTTGAACAAATGTACAAGGTTATGGACAGTCCCATTGGAGAAGAGTTCGCCGCGAACCTTGAGCGTGAAGGACTTATCAAGCTTGGCTTCAACAGCGGTGGCGCGCGGAGCATGTATGCCTCAAAACCTGTAAACACTCTTGACGATCTTCAGAAGATGAAGATCCGGACTATGGAAGACCACATCTACGTGGAGACGTGGAACAATCTTGGTGCCCTTGCCACTCCGCTGCCCTGGGGAGATGTCTACACCGCGCTTGATACTGGTATGGTGGATGGGGCCGAAGGGGCGATGATCAGCTACAAGTCCATGGGGTTCTATGATCCGGCCCCCTATGTTACCGTAATAAACTATATTTTTAGCTGGCATAACTTCATGATGTCTAAAGCTGCACTGGACAAGCTTCCCGCAGACCTCCAGGAAATGGTTCTCACTGCGGGCAAAAGAGCCCAGGATTTCCAGAGGGCACTCGTGGTGGAGGAGGAAAAAAGCCTGCTTGAGGTTCTTGAAAAAGAACACGGCTGCAAAATAATTTATCCGAAAGACCTGGAGACTTGGCGGAAGAAGGCCATGCCCGTGTATGAAAAGAGGGCTGCGGAGGTTGGTGGAATGGAGCTTATCGAGAAAATCCAGAAGGCCGGGCAATAACAGAGAACCGGAGGGGGGCTCATTTCTCCCCCCTCTCTTTATTTTCTTATGGAGGAAGGCTCATCGTGTATAAAACCTATCTTCTCCTGGTGTGCAGCACCGGACTGACGGCAGCGCTTATTCTGCTGGCAATAGTTGTTCTGATTTTTTTGCAGGTTCTTTTCCGTTATATTATCCATCAGCCCCTTTCATGGACGGTGGAGCTTTCACGCTTTCTCTTCGCCTGGGTATCCATGCTCGGAGCGGCGGCGGCGGCTCCGGAGATTTTCAACCAGGGGATGGATCTTCTCGTTAGAAAGTTTTCAGAAAAAGCACAGGTCGTGTCGGATGTGGCCGCCCGAATTTTCACAGCCCTGACAAGCTGCGCCCTGATAGTGTATGCCGTAGACCTGGTTGGAAGAGTGCATTCCCAGCTTTCTTCGGTTCTCAGGATAAGGATGAGTTTGGTGTACGCCGCGATCCCTGCGGGGCTTGTGCTGTTCCTGGTCATCTTTTCCCTTGATTCGCTGATCCTTTACAAAAAGCTTGAGCGCAGCGCCGGAGAATCGTTCATAGCAAAATTAAAACGAGTGGCGGGGGAGTAGACAATGGGAACTGTCGTTTTATTCGGTTTGTTTGCCCTGTTTTTGGTGATAAAAATACCTATTCCTTTTTCTCTTGCGTTAAGCGGCATTTTTACGCTGTTATTCGTGACAGGAAGGCCTGTCGTTGTGGTTGTACAGCGGATGGCTACCAGCATGGAATCTTTTTCTCTCCTGGCGATTCCCCTTTTTATTCTTGCGGGTGAGATCATCAACAAGAGCGGAGCGGGCGAGCGGCTCGTCAAGTTTGCAAACCGGCTTGTCGGTCATATAACCGGGGGGCTTGCCCACAGCAATATTCTTGCCAGTATGTTTTTCGGGGGAATTTCCGGTTCTGCTTCGGCAGATACTGCCGCCATCGGATCGATCCTCATTCCGGCCATGGCGAAATCGGGATATTCAAAGGAATTCGCTACTGCCGTTACCATAACATCTTCTCCGATCGGCAACCTCATCCCTCCGAGCATTACGCTGGTGATATTCGGCTGGCTTGCCGGGGTACAGATATCGCGGCTTTTTATCGCCGGCATAGTACCGGGGATCCTCGTGGGATGCATGCTGATGGCTCTTTCCTTTTTTATTTCCAAAAAGCACAACTTCGGAACACACCAGGAGTTTGACCTGAAGGAGCTCTGGCTCTCGTTCGTAGATTCGCTGCCCGCGCTGGTCCTTCCCATCATTATTCTCGGCGGCATGTTTACGGGAATTTTCACCGCAACTGAGGCTGCGGCTGTTGCCGTGGTGTATAGCTTTCTCATCAGTATTTTCATTTACAGAAAACCGGCACTTTCGGAACTTCCGGCCGTTTTTGTCAAATCGTGCAAGTTGTCGGGGGGAGTGGTTTTGCTTATTGCAATGACCGGCGGCTTCGGATGGATTATGAGTATTGAAAAGATTCCCCAGTATCTCAGTGCGGCGTTCCTTTCCGTAACTCCGAACGGTCTTGTCTTCCTGTTTTCCGTGATTGCGATTTCGCTCATCGTGGGGTGTTTCCTGACGCCAACCTCCGCACTCGTTCTGCTGGTTCCGATACTTTTCCCGGTCGCGCAGACCTTCAGGGTGGATCCTCTGCACTTTGGAATGGTGCTGGTTTCCGCCCTGGTTATCGGCCACGTTACTCCCCCCGTGGGGCTCTGCCTGTATATCGGGTCGAGCATCAGCGGAATTCCGGTGTCAAAGCTTATCAAACCCATCATGCCGTTTTTCGGAGTGCTGGTGCTTCTGAGTGTTTTGATCGCTCTTTTCCCTGAAATCGTGCTCCTGTTGCCTCGGCTGCTTCTTTGATCCGGAGAAAGAATCTGCTTTTCCCAAGGTGCCACCTGGAGGGAATACTTTTGAAGCTGGCCTTAAGGGCAGCACCTCCCCTATGCAGGGATAGGAACCCGGCTCCGGCTGACCGGCATGGATACCTTGCTGGAAATGAGCCGCTTCGGCCCGGAATTTTTAGGAGCGTGATTTCTTCGTGGTTTTTTCACCGGTTGTATTGACGGGTATCTTTTTCGTGGGCGTCGTTTCGGGTTTCTTCAATACCATCGGCGGGGGAGGCTCTCTTCTGGTCCTCCCTTTCCTTTCTTTCCTGGGTATGGACGTGGCTGTCGCAAACGGTACGAACAGGCTCGCCATAGTGCTGCAGAGCATTGCCGGAGCTGAAGCGTACCGGAAGAAGGGAGTTCTTTGCTTCCGGACAGCCCTTCCCCTGGCCGGAATAACAACCCTTGGCTCGATCCTGGGAACGTTTC
Proteins encoded in this region:
- a CDS encoding DJ-1 family glyoxalase III — protein: MTIHVLVPLAEGFEEIEAVTPIDVLRRAGVDVTVASVGGPVVKGARGILLEADKTLDECADKDYDMIVLPGGMPGAVNLAGSAVLAGMLRRHREKDLPLAAICAAPAVVLNPLGLLGENRVACHPSVREKLGDTNRTEERICVGKKLVTAAGPGVAMEFALALVELLQGREKAEELAKAMVVI
- a CDS encoding sugar phosphate isomerase/epimerase family protein, yielding MKIAFSTGFLRPDSLETVVKISNRSGIRVLELWEHDGLFQDVSDPDEVRSRFDEEGIAVNSVHAPFPDGALLPPAERQAFLLRFERVCRKGKVYGASYVVFHPVLIEGDTYQGPEELQSLEQSVLFWKEIARIAGVYGLRTAFENLPRCRAWPEGLTPMMTAGLLKSAGAENAGICLDISHAFALNISEHVCDELPGMSLFGVHVSDGILGNCSDRHLPPGEGDFGWERFLELMGRHHATVPLVIEVRSPYLDEAMLEKVSVFLSGKN
- a CDS encoding TRAP transporter substrate-binding protein → MRKLVIGTLISAVILCGTIVPVFASAEHVLVFGHVQPTDHPYHLMAEKFKEELESLSGGRVAVEIHPGGSLGNERDLVEGLKLGTVDVSTITSALTATFVPEFGVFSLPFLFESFEQMYKVMDSPIGEEFAANLEREGLIKLGFNSGGARSMYASKPVNTLDDLQKMKIRTMEDHIYVETWNNLGALATPLPWGDVYTALDTGMVDGAEGAMISYKSMGFYDPAPYVTVINYIFSWHNFMMSKAALDKLPADLQEMVLTAGKRAQDFQRALVVEEEKSLLEVLEKEHGCKIIYPKDLETWRKKAMPVYEKRAAEVGGMELIEKIQKAGQ
- a CDS encoding TRAP transporter small permease; amino-acid sequence: MYKTYLLLVCSTGLTAALILLAIVVLIFLQVLFRYIIHQPLSWTVELSRFLFAWVSMLGAAAAAPEIFNQGMDLLVRKFSEKAQVVSDVAARIFTALTSCALIVYAVDLVGRVHSQLSSVLRIRMSLVYAAIPAGLVLFLVIFSLDSLILYKKLERSAGESFIAKLKRVAGE
- a CDS encoding TRAP transporter large permease, with the protein product MGTVVLFGLFALFLVIKIPIPFSLALSGIFTLLFVTGRPVVVVVQRMATSMESFSLLAIPLFILAGEIINKSGAGERLVKFANRLVGHITGGLAHSNILASMFFGGISGSASADTAAIGSILIPAMAKSGYSKEFATAVTITSSPIGNLIPPSITLVIFGWLAGVQISRLFIAGIVPGILVGCMLMALSFFISKKHNFGTHQEFDLKELWLSFVDSLPALVLPIIILGGMFTGIFTATEAAAVAVVYSFLISIFIYRKPALSELPAVFVKSCKLSGGVVLLIAMTGGFGWIMSIEKIPQYLSAAFLSVTPNGLVFLFSVIAISLIVGCFLTPTSALVLLVPILFPVAQTFRVDPLHFGMVLVSALVIGHVTPPVGLCLYIGSSISGIPVSKLIKPIMPFFGVLVLLSVLIALFPEIVLLLPRLLL